In the genome of Candidatus Binatia bacterium, the window CTACGTGCTGGCGCTCTCGCCAGCGCTCCTCGGCGAGCGCATCCGCCGCGCCGACGTCGGCTTCCTCGCGCTGTTCGCGCTCGGGCTCGCGCTGTTCTTCGTCGACGTCGGCCCGGCACAGGCGACGGCGCCCGATCCGCTGCTCGGCAACCTCGCCGCGTGCGGCAGCGGCCTCGCGTGGGCGGGCACGGTGCTCGGGCTGCGCTGGCTCGCGCTGCGTCAAGGACGCACGGCGCAAGGCGTCGTCGCCGCGCACCGCGCGCTCGGCGGTCCGCGCGAGGCGAATCCGGTCGCGGCGGCGACGGTGCTCGGCAACGTGCTGGTTTTCGTCGGATGCCTGCCGTGGCTCCTGCCGCTGCCGGCTCTCAGCGCCGCGGAGCTCGCGGTCGTGCTCTGGCTCGGCGTCGCGCAGGTCGGGCTCGCGTACTTCTGCCTCGCCTATGGCATCCGCCACGTCCGCGCGTTCGACGTCACCATGCTGCTGCTGCTCGAGCCGGTGCTGAATCCGGTGTGGGCGTGGCTGCTGCACGGCGAGACGCCGGGCGCCTGGGCGCTCGCCGGAGGGGTCGTCATCCTCGCGACCAGCGCGGCACGTACCTGGTACAATCCGCCGCCATGACGACCATCGAATGGATCGCGCTCGCGATCGGCGTCCTGCTGCTCGCCACGCGCATACCGGCTCTCCTCTGGCCCTCCCCGTACCGGACGCGCGTGCTCGCGATCCTCGAGCGCAGCGGCCCCGGACTGATCCGCGCGCTCGGCGCGTTTCTCTGGGTGCTGGTCGTCACGGTGGTCGTGCTCGTGCTGCGCACGCTCACCCTGCTGCAGGGCGTGCTGCTCGTGCTGGCGATCCTGTTCGCCGCGGCGGGCGCCGTCGCGCTGACGCACCCCGACGGCTACCGCCGCATGAGCGAGCGCCTGCTCGGCGGCATGCCGGACTGGGGCCTGCGCCTCGGCGCCCTGGTCGGCGTCGGGCTCGGCAGCTGGCTCGTCTACCTGAGCCTCACCCGTGGCTGACGACAGGCTGCCGCCCACCCGGGTGGCGCACTGGCCACGGCGCAGCGGCAGCGGCACCGAGCGGCGCTTCCTCGAAGGTCCGGCGTCGCGCCTCGCCGAGCTGCGGCGCGCGATCGGGATCTTCGTCGAGTTCATCCGCGGCTTCCGCAAGCTGCACTTCGTCGGTCCGTGCGTCACGGTGTTCGGCTCGGCGCGCTTTCCCGAGAATCACCGCTACTACGCGCTCGGACGCGCGACCGGCGCCGAGCTCGCGCGCGCCGGCTACACCGTCATGACCGGCGGCGGACCCGGCATCATGGAGGCCGCGAACCGCGGCGCGAAGGACGTCGGCGGCTGCTCGATCGGCTGCAACATCGTGCTCCCGCGCGAGCAGCGACCGAACCCCTACCTCGACCTGATGCTCGAGTTCCGCCACTTCTTCGTGCGCAAGGTGATGCTCGTCAAGTATTCGCAAGCGTTCATCGCCCTGCCCGGCGGACTCGGCACGATGGACGAGATCTTCGAAACCTTGACCCTCATCCAGACGGACAAGATACTCGACTTCCCCGTGGTCCTGATGGGACGCGACTACTGGTCGCCGCTGGTCGCGTGGCTGCGCGACAAGATGGTTTCCGAGAGCACGATCGGCGTCGAGGACCTCGAGCTCATGACCCTGACCGACTCGCCGGAGGAAGCAGTCCAGATGATCGTCGAACGTACGCGCGAGAAGACGCAACGCGCACGCGAGGTCGCAGAGACGTCGCTGCCGATCCTCGGCGAGAAGCCGCCCATGCGTGGGGCGGCGTGATGCGTCGCCGGATCGACTCTGCAACGGCCTGCGCGCTCGGCGCGGCGCTGGTACTGGTCGCGCTGGCGACCGACGCGCGCGTCGCAGGCGCGCAGTCCCCGCTCAGTCGCCCGAGCGACGCCGCCAAGGGCGTCGATTTCGCCGCCGCGACGGCCGACGTCCGCCGCATGCTCGGCGAGCTCGTCGCCGCCGACACGACCAACCCGCCGGGCAACGAGGCGCGCGCGGTCGCGGTCGGCAAGAAGTGGCTCGACGAGGCCGGCATCCCCTACCAGGTCTTCGAGTTCGCGCCCGGACGCGAGAACCTGGTCGCGCGGCTCGCGGGCGACGGCTCGGCGAAGCCGCTCCTGCTGCTCGCGCACATCGACGTCGTCGGCACCGACGGCCAGGACTGGTCGACCGATCCGCGCACGATGGTCGAGCAGGACGGCTACCTGCAGGCGCGCGGCGTGAGCGACGACCTCGGCATGGCGGCGCTCGAGCTCGAGGTGCTGCGGCTGCTCAAGCGCGCGCAGGTGCCGCTCGCGCGTGACGTCATCGTCGCCTGGACCGGCGACGAGGAGAGCGGCGGCGGCGGCATCCGCTGGCTGCTCGAGAACGCGCCCGACGCGATCGCCGCCGAGATCGCGCTCAACGAGGGCGGCGGCCTGCGCCTCGACGATCAGGGACGCCCGAAGCTGATCGAGCTGCAGGCGGCGGAGAAGACCTACCAGGACTTCACCATCACCGCGCGCGGCACCACCGGACACTCGTCGACGCCGCACGGCGACAACGCGATCTACCGCCTCGCCGCGGCGCTCGAGCGGCTCGCCAAGCACACCTTCCCGGCGCGCATGCTGCCGGTGACGCGCGCCAACTTCGAAGCGCGCGCGGCGCTCGAGCAGCCGCCGCTCGCGAACGCGCTGCGCAAGCTCGCGGCCGCCGAGGGCGAGC includes:
- a CDS encoding DMT family transporter, producing MASPTLSRLAVVAAALLFSTGGAAIKLVSLPALQIAGLRAGIAAVTLLVLLRLPLRSFGAGSLLTGAAQAATMALFVIGNKLTTAAATIFLQSTAPLYVLALSPALLGERIRRADVGFLALFALGLALFFVDVGPAQATAPDPLLGNLAACGSGLAWAGTVLGLRWLALRQGRTAQGVVAAHRALGGPREANPVAAATVLGNVLVFVGCLPWLLPLPALSAAELAVVLWLGVAQVGLAYFCLAYGIRHVRAFDVTMLLLLEPVLNPVWAWLLHGETPGAWALAGGVVILATSAARTWYNPPP
- a CDS encoding TIGR00730 family Rossman fold protein translates to MADDRLPPTRVAHWPRRSGSGTERRFLEGPASRLAELRRAIGIFVEFIRGFRKLHFVGPCVTVFGSARFPENHRYYALGRATGAELARAGYTVMTGGGPGIMEAANRGAKDVGGCSIGCNIVLPREQRPNPYLDLMLEFRHFFVRKVMLVKYSQAFIALPGGLGTMDEIFETLTLIQTDKILDFPVVLMGRDYWSPLVAWLRDKMVSESTIGVEDLELMTLTDSPEEAVQMIVERTREKTQRAREVAETSLPILGEKPPMRGAA
- a CDS encoding M20/M25/M40 family metallo-hydrolase, translating into MRRRIDSATACALGAALVLVALATDARVAGAQSPLSRPSDAAKGVDFAAATADVRRMLGELVAADTTNPPGNEARAVAVGKKWLDEAGIPYQVFEFAPGRENLVARLAGDGSAKPLLLLAHIDVVGTDGQDWSTDPRTMVEQDGYLQARGVSDDLGMAALELEVLRLLKRAQVPLARDVIVAWTGDEESGGGGIRWLLENAPDAIAAEIALNEGGGLRLDDQGRPKLIELQAAEKTYQDFTITARGTTGHSSTPHGDNAIYRLAAALERLAKHTFPARMLPVTRANFEARAALEQPPLANALRKLAAAEGELPADALEVIDRDPSLAATVRTTCVATLLEGGSRANALPAKATATVNCRILPDETVEDVKRELERIIDDPKLEVAVVGEFGSGEPSPLDGAGPLAIRAVVEQMWPGLPIVPFMSRGATDSRYVRARGIPAYGINPIGLTEADANRAHGVDERIPVASLEPALEFLYRLVVELAAKKR